The following are encoded together in the Humulus lupulus chromosome 5, drHumLupu1.1, whole genome shotgun sequence genome:
- the LOC133778159 gene encoding uncharacterized protein LOC133778159: MGNDSDQANDLEKQSNSTVLAQQGIEFSDGNQGQVTIVVSDGESIANLSKDVPSPKKGFLSRSDSFDEECRVCQQEKEENLIDLGCHCRGALAKAHRSCIDTWFRTRGSNKCEICQEVATNVSQPESQPITNYWVWRIDPASRSHNRDRGCFSPLWVAFSILIGGLMLDVLISITLGVSALPVNIIIGVIVVLGLGTALRLALEFCHEWSMRRVVQRVETNMDLAYHPAL, encoded by the exons ATGGGTAACGACAGTGATCAAGCTAATGATCTAGAGAAACAGAGCAATTCTACTGTTTTAGCCCAGCAAGGGATTGAGTTCAGTGATGGCAATCAAGGACAGGTCACCATTGTTGTCTCTGATGGAGAGTCCATAGCAAACTTATCCAAGGATGTTCCCTCACCTAAAAAGGGGTTCTTATCAAGGAGTGATAGTTTTGATGAAGAATGCAG GGTTTGTCAGCAGGAGAAAGAAGAAAACCTCATAGACCTCGGTTGTCACTGCCGAGGGGCCCTTGCTAAGGCTCACAGATCATGCATAGATACTTGGTTTCGCACAAGAGGATCAAACAAATGCGAGATATGCCA AGAGGTAGCTACAAATGTTTCACAACCAGAGTCCCAGCCAATC ACAAATTATTGGGTATGGAGGATTGACCCTGCCTCTCGGTCACATAATCGTGATAGG GGGTGTTTTAGCCCACTCTGGGTGGCCTTTTCCATCCTCATTGGTGGCTTAATGCTGGATGTCTTAATATCAATTACTCTCGGTGTCTCTGCGCTGCCTGTCAACATTATTATCG GTGTCATCGTGGTTCTTGGTCTTGGAACCGCACTGCGACTTGCCTTGGAGTTCTGTCATGAGTGGAGCATGAGAAGAGTTGTGCAAAGGGTGGAAACAAACATGGATCTTGCTTACCATCCAGCTTTGTAG